The following are encoded together in the Humulus lupulus chromosome 5, drHumLupu1.1, whole genome shotgun sequence genome:
- the LOC133777927 gene encoding aluminum-activated malate transporter 12-like, with the protein MVPKVHAGMEVDMAGNEDSGKSVVKGEKMKYYLEKVKRLPKLVWKTMWRVGKEDPRRVIHALKVGLSLTLVSLLYLMEPLFEGIGQNAIWAVMTVVVVLEFTAGATLCKGLNRGLGTLIAGSLAFLVEYIATETGHVFRAVFIGTAVFVIGALSTYLRFFPYIKKNFDYGVVIFMLTFNLITVSSYRVHNVLKIAHERFYTIAIGCGICLLMSLLVFPNWSGEDLHNNTVFKLECIAKSIEACVDEYFNVAVLEEDVDKSAEEDLVYKGFKAVLDSKSIDETMALHASWEPRHSRHCHRYPWQHYVKLGGVLRQFGYTVVALHGCLQTEIQTPKSVRTLFKDPCIRVAKEVSKALRELATSIKNRRHCSPEILSDHLHEALQDLNTAIKSQPRLFLGSDKGGSATNNMLALAAAHAASAGKRTPRESEQKQPHLFSHSHLSSVKTDSSALMEWKSKGGEINNRSQNKMLRPQLSKIAITSLEFSEALPFAAFASLLVETVAKLDIVIEEVEELGRLACFAEYKEDDSVTVTCETPRVNVVQNQLPSHGAD; encoded by the exons ATGGTACCAAAAGTTCACGCAGGAATGGAAGTGGACATGGCTGGGAATGAGGATTCTGGAAAAAGTGTAGTAAAGGGAGAGAAAATGAAGTATTATCTTGAGAAAGTGAAAAGGCTTCCTAAATTGGTTTGGAAAACTATGTGGAGAGTTGGGAAAGAAGATCCAAGGAGAGTGATTCATGCCTTGAAAGTTGGTTTGTCACTAACACTGGTTTCGTTGTTGTATTTGATGGAGCCTTTGTTTGAAGGGATTGGACAGAATGCCATTTGGGCTGTCATGACCGTTGTTGTCGTTCTTGAGTTCACTGCGG GGGCAACTTTGTGCAAAGGACTAAACAGAGGATTAGGAACTTTGATAGCTGGATCATTGGCATTCTTGGTGGAGTACATAGCCACTGAAACCGGTCACGTTTTCCGAGCTGTTTTTATCGGAACAGCTGTTTTTGTCATTG GAGCATTATCAACTTATTTAAGATTCTTTCCCTACATAAAGAAGAACTTTGATTATGGAGTTGTAATATTCATGTTGACGTTTAATCTGATAACTGTGTCGAGTTACCGAGTCCACAATGTGTTAAAAATCGCTCATGAACGATTCTACACCATTGCAATCGGCTGTGGTATTTGCCTACTTATGAGTCTACTCGTTTTTCCAAACTGGTCCGGGGAAGACCTTCACAATAACACCGTTTTCAAGCTTGAATGCATAGCCAAATCCATTGAAG CTTGTGTGGATGAATATTTCAACGTTGCTGTACTTGAAGAAGATGTTGACAAATCAGCTGAAGAAGATCTCGTATACAAAGGTTTCAAGGCTGTTTTAGACTCCAAATCTATTGATGAGACAATG GCTTTACATGCAAGTTGGGAGCCAAGGCACTCAAGACACTGTCACAGATATCCATGGCAGCACTATGTTAAATTGGGAGGAGTTCTTCGCCAATTTGGATACACTGTCGTAGCTCTTCATGGCTGTTTGCAAACTGAAATTCAG ACCCCAAAATCAGTTCGAACTCTATTCAAAGATCCATGCATCAGAGTAGCAAAAGAAGTATCAAAAGCTCTTAGGGAGCTAGCCACCAGCATAAAAAACCGCCGCCATTGCTCGCCGGAGATCCTCTCAGACCACCTCCACGAGGCCTTACAAGACCTGAACACGGCCATCAAATCCCAACCCCGCCTCTTCCTTGGCTCAGACAAAGGTGGCTCCGCCACAAACAACATGCTGGCCTTAGCCGCGGCGCACGCTGCCTCGGCGGGGAAGCGTACACCGCGAGAAAGCGAACAGAAACAACCGCACTTGTTCAGCCATTCACACCTGTCTAGCGTGAAGACTGACTCGTCAGCCTTGATGGAGTGGAAAAGCAAAGGAGGAGAGATCAACAACCGTAGTCAAAACAAGATGCTGAGGCCTCAGCTCAGCAAGATCGCCATAACCAGCCTGGAGTTCTCGGAAGCTCTGCCGTTTGCGGCGTTTGCTTCGTTGCTGGTTGAGACAGTGGCGAAGCTTGATATTGTTATTGAGGAAGTTGAGGAGTTGGGAAGATTGGCTTGTTTTGCTGAGTATAAGGAAGATGACAGTGTTACTGTTACCTGTGAAACTCCAAGAGTCAACGTTGTCCAAAATCAGTTGCCCTCTCATGGAGCTGACTAG